One genomic window of Nicotiana sylvestris chromosome 10, ASM39365v2, whole genome shotgun sequence includes the following:
- the LOC104245028 gene encoding pentatricopeptide repeat-containing protein At1g74600, chloroplastic: protein MSSVSCHQLEQKFSAFGRKFISSIALADSTSNFSDQHPIQFLNARTNPRNIIHSKPEIAHAHLIKTQNLESNVYAANSLLDAYCKLRLDNVAKLLDEMPNPNTFSWNLMISNSNKALLYEDAWRLFCRMHMLGFEMNMFTYGSVLSACGALTSTLWGEQVYGLVMKNGFFSDGYVRCGMIELFSKSCRFRDALRVFYDCLCDNVVCWNAIIAGAIKNREYWVGLDIYKRLWGGLLKPNEFTIPSVLNACVALLELRFGKTVHGAVIKCGLEKDVFVGTAIVDFYAKCGVMEEAFKEFMQMPVSNVVSWTAMLNGFVQNGDPLSAVGIFAEMRNKEVEINSYTVTSVLTACANPAMAKEAIQIHSWIYKTGLYQDPVVQNSLINMYSKIGEVSLSEAVFAEAENLQHLGLWSNMISVLAQNSDSDKVIHLFQRIFQEDLKPDKFCCSSVLGVVDCLDLGRQIHSYTLKSGLISNVNVSSSLFTMYSKCGSIGESYIIFELIEDKDNVSWASMIAGLVEHGFSDRAVELFREMSVEDVTPDEMTLTAILNACSSLQTVKTGKEIHGFIFRHGVGELGIANGAIVNMYTKCSDLVSARRFFDMLPLKDKFSCTSMVTGYAQRGYVEDALQLFKQMLMADLDICSFTISSILGVLALSNRSGIGIQVHAYCIKMGSQSEASTGGSLVMMYSKGGSVDDCCKAFEEILAPDLVSWTAMIVSYAQNGKGDDALHVYELMRNSGIKPDSVTFVGVLSACSHAGLVEEGYFFLTSMMKDYGIEPGYRHYACMVDLLGRSGRLTEAERFISEMPMKPDALVWGTLLAACKVHGDVELGKLAANKIIELEPSEVGAYISLSNIWASVGQWEEVLKIRGSMQGTGIAKEPGWSSL, encoded by the coding sequence ATGAGCTCTGTCAGCTGCCACCAACTAGAGCAGAAATTCTCAGCTTTTGGACGCAAATTCATCTCTTCCATTGCCTTAGCTGATAGCACATCTAATTTCTCAGACCAGCACCCTATTCAGTTCCTCAATGCACGCACCAACCCCAGAAATATTATTCACTCAAAACCCGAAATTGCGCATGCCCATCTCATAAAGACCCAGAATCTTGAATCCAATGTATATGCTGCAAACTCTTTGCTTGATGCTTACTGTAAATTAAGATTGGACAATGTGGCGAAGCTGCTTGATGAAATGCCTAACCCAAATACATTTTCGTGGAATCTTATGATTTCAAATTCTAATAAAGCGTTATTGTACGAGGATGCTTGGAGGTTATTTTGTAGGATGCACATGTTGGGGTTTGAGATGAATATGTTTACATATGGCAGTGTTCTCTCTGCTTGTGGTGCTTTAACATCTACATTGTGGGGCGAGCAGGTTTATGGGCTTGTGATGAAAAATGGGTTCTTCTCTGATGGATATGTAAGATGTGGGATGATTGAGTTGTTTTCAAAAAGTTGTAGGTTTCGTGATGCTTTAAGGGTGTTTTATGATTGTTTGTGTGATAATGTGGTTTGTTGGAATGCTATTATAGCAGGGGCAATAAAAAATAGGGAGTATTGGGTTGGTTTGGATATTTATAAGCGATTGTGGGGTGGGCTTTTAAAGCCTAACGAATTTACAATTCCTAGTGTATTGAATGCTTGTGTTGCACTCTTGGAACTTCGGTTTGGCAAAACGGTTCATGGAGCGGTGATAAAATGCGGCCTGGAAAAAGATGTTTTCGTGGGGACTGCTATTGTTGATTTTTATGCAAAATGTGGGGTTATGGAGGAAGCATTTAAGGAATTCATGCAGATGCCAGTCAGCAATGTTGTTTCTTGGACTGCCATGCTAAATGGTTTCGTCCAGAATGGTGATCCTCTTTCTGCAGTTGGAATCTTTGCGGAAATGAGGAATAAAGAGGTCGAGATAAACAGCTACACCGTCACTAGTGTGCTTACTGCATGTGCTAATCCTGCTATGGCAAAGGAAGCAATCCAAATCCATTCTTGGATCTATAAAACTGGGCTTTATCAGGATCCAGTTGTGCAAAATTCTTTGATCAATATGTACTCGAAGATAGGGGAAGTTTCCCTATCTGAGGCAGTTTTTGCAGAGGCTGAAAATCTGCAGCACCTAGGTTTATGGTCTAACATGATTTCTGTTCTTGCCCAGAATAGTGATTCTGATAAGGTAATTCATCTATTTCAAAGAATATTTCAGGAGGACCTGAAACCTGATAAGTTCTGTTGTTCTAGTGTCTTGGGAGTTGTAGACTGTCTAGACTTGGGTAGACAGATACATAGCTACACTCTTAAATCGGGGTTAATCTCTAATGTTAATGTGAGCAGCTCTCTTTTCACAATGTACTCGAAATGTGGTAGTATAGGGGAATCATATATCATATTTGAGCTGATTGAGGATAAGGATAATGTCTCATGGGCCTCAATGATTGCTGGTCTTGTAGAACACGGTTTTTCAGATAGAGCTGTTGAATTGTTCAGAGAGATGTCCGTGGAGGACGTCACTCCTGATGAAATGACATTAACTGCTATCCTAAACGCATGTAGTTCTCTTCAGACCGTGAAAACTGGCAAAGAAATTCATGGCTTCATTTTTCGGCACGGTGTTGGTGAGCTCGGCATTGCCAATGGTGCCATTGTGAATATGTATACAAAGTGTAGTGATCTAGTTTCGGCGAGAAGGTTCTTTGATATGTTACCCCTTAAAGATAAGTTTTCTTGTACTTCCATGGTCACCGGGTATGCTCAAAGGGGTTATGTGGAAGATGCGCTTCAGCTATTCAAGCAAATGCTGATGGCTGATTTAGATATTTGTTCCTTTACAATTTCTTCTATTCTTGGGGTTCTTGCTCTTTCTAACAGATCTGGCATTGGCATCCAAGTGCATGCATATTGTATAAAAATGGGATCACAATCAGAAGCATCGACAGGAGGTTCACTGGTTATGATGTACTCAAAAGGTGGAAGTGTTGATGATTGCTGCAAAGCATTTGAAGAAATCTTGGCACCTGATTTGGTGAGCTGGACTGCTATGATTGTAAGCTATGCTCAAAACGGAAAAGGGGATGATGCTTTGCATGTTTATGAGTTAATGAGGAATTCAGGAATCAAGCCTGATTCAGTGACTTTTGTTGGTGTTCTTTCTGCTTGTAGCCATGCTGGTTTGGTTGAAGAAGGGTATTTCTTTCTAACTTCAATGATGAAAGACTACGGAATTGAGCCTGGTTACCGTCATTATGCCTGTATGGTGGATCTTCTCGGTCGCTCTGGTAGATTAACTGAGGCTGAGAGGTTCATAAGTGAGATGCCAATGAAACCTGATGCTTTGGTCTGGGGAACACTACTTGCTGCTTGTAAAGTGCATGGCGACGTTGAGCTAGGAAAACTGGCAGCAAATAAGATTATAGAGCTGGAGCCAAGTGAAGTTGGTGCATATATCTCATTGTCAAATATCTGGGCCAGTGTGGGCCAATGGGAAGAAGTCTTGAAAATAAGGGGTTCAATGCAAGGAACTGGGATAGCGAAGGAGCCCGGATGGAGTTCTTTGTGA